The following proteins are co-located in the Aquarana catesbeiana isolate 2022-GZ linkage group LG02, ASM4218655v1, whole genome shotgun sequence genome:
- the LOC141129738 gene encoding odorant receptor 131-2-like: protein MVQLTFASNNIATYIHLTFISLITVCLCFFWCFIVVVFRIFFTSPHLQENARYVLFVYMLVNDTFFLLSGFTVMVGAIYLLYIPVPVCYILNAVSFLTFRVTPTTLAAMALEKYIAICHPLRHKDLCTTQRANVAFTLICTAHIIPNAADLGLMAASFRTTFNISIICRKENLFVNPLQNVLRSLSFSLCYVLVAIIILFTYIKITMVAHRVSSQSSCASKARRTILLHTFQLLLCTMSLLSTFTDALPVSQAMFLPGFNFLVFSCVPRFLSPVIYGIRDKYLRGLIKKSLTRHLKN from the coding sequence ATGGTTCAGCTGACGTTCGCTAGCAACAACATTGCTACTTACATTCACTTGACTTTTATATCCTTGATCACTGTTTGCCTCTGCTTCTTCTGGTGCTTCATTGTGGTGGTATTCAGAATCTTCTTCACCAGTCCACATCTCCAGGAGAATGCTCGTTATGTCCTCTTTGTCTACATGCTTGTGAATGACACGTTTTTTCTCCTGTCTGGTTTCACTGTGATGGTAGGTGCAATATATCTTCTGTACATCCCCGTACCAGTTTGCTACATTTTGAATGCAGTTTCATTCTTGACTTTTCGAGTGACCCCAACTACTCTGGCAGCCATGGCTTTAGAAAAATACATAGCCATATGTCACCCATTACGACACAAGGACTTATGCACCACGCAAAGAGCCAATGTGGCCTTTACCCTCATATGTACGGCACACATAATTCCAAATGCTGCTGACTTAGGTCTTATGGCAGCCTCATTTAGAACTACATTTAATATTTCTATCATATGTAGAAAGGAAAATCTGTTTGTGAATCCCTTGCAAAATGTTTTAAGGTCCCTTAGTTTTTCCTTGTGTTATGTTTTGGTGGCCATTATCATATTATTCACATACATCAAGATCACGATGGTTGCTCATAGAGTTAGCTCACAGTCTTCTTGTGCCTCCAAAGCCAGGAGAACCATCTTGCTCCACACCTTTCAGCTACTGCTATGCACAATGTCTTTATTGTCGACATTCACTGACGCTTTGCCTGTCAGCCAAGCCATGTTTTTACCTGGGTTCAACTTCCTTGTGTTCAGTTGTGTGCCAAGGTTCCTCAGTCCAGTCATCTATGGGATCAGGGATAAATATTTGAGGGGACTTATTAAGAAGTCTTTAACAAGACACCTTAAAAACTAG